From the uncultured Methanobrevibacter sp. genome, one window contains:
- a CDS encoding MATE family efflux transporter, translating into MANKNVELMRGEPEIAIKKLAIPIMISMILTASYNIIDGVWVAGLGQAAIAGIGFVTPIFMILNGFSVGLGNGATSSISRAVGAKNHEKASKSAAHSLLIFLLASIVLTVTLLLIQKPLLETYGANDQSLVEAINYATPLFSGLFAFMFANGASGILRGEGDMKRAMYAIIVSVILNFILDPIFIYVLNLGSAGASLATIVSSMGSAFVIMYWILIKKDTYVDVNLRDFKFEWEIAKDILKVGIPASLDMFMMSLAMSFYLIFISSIGGEYGIAAFTSGQRLYLFGIMPLTAIASAVAAVSGSAYGARNWDYLSRTHIYGTKFALMISVVITMILVIFAPQLSMIFAYTPETAPLIPEITNFLRIASFGLLLVGIGMPSSFLYQGIGRGTTSLAWTIIRELIFTVSFTYLFGIVFNWGLTGIWMGLAVGRMLASILNFTYARYTINKLKTTMN; encoded by the coding sequence ATGGCTAATAAAAATGTCGAGTTAATGAGGGGAGAGCCGGAAATTGCAATTAAAAAACTAGCAATTCCCATTATGATATCAATGATTTTAACAGCATCATATAATATTATTGATGGTGTTTGGGTTGCAGGGCTCGGTCAGGCGGCTATTGCAGGTATTGGTTTTGTAACTCCTATTTTCATGATTTTAAATGGATTTAGTGTTGGACTTGGAAACGGTGCAACAAGCAGTATCAGTCGTGCTGTCGGAGCTAAAAATCATGAAAAGGCAAGTAAATCGGCAGCTCATTCTCTTTTGATATTTTTACTAGCTTCAATTGTGTTGACAGTAACATTGCTTTTAATTCAAAAGCCTTTGCTTGAGACTTACGGTGCAAACGACCAGTCACTGGTTGAAGCAATCAACTATGCAACTCCTCTGTTTTCAGGATTGTTCGCATTCATGTTTGCAAACGGCGCAAGCGGTATTCTTCGTGGTGAAGGTGATATGAAAAGGGCAATGTATGCTATTATCGTTTCTGTGATTTTGAATTTTATTTTGGATCCTATTTTCATTTATGTTTTAAATCTTGGTTCAGCAGGAGCTTCCCTTGCAACAATCGTAAGTTCAATGGGTTCTGCATTTGTTATCATGTACTGGATTTTAATAAAAAAAGACACTTATGTCGATGTCAATCTGAGGGATTTTAAGTTTGAATGGGAAATTGCCAAAGATATTTTAAAAGTGGGTATTCCTGCTTCTCTGGATATGTTCATGATGTCTCTTGCAATGAGCTTCTATTTAATATTTATTTCATCAATCGGCGGTGAATATGGTATTGCGGCATTCACATCAGGCCAAAGATTGTACTTATTCGGTATAATGCCTTTAACTGCAATTGCAAGTGCGGTTGCCGCTGTCAGCGGAAGTGCTTATGGTGCTAGAAATTGGGATTATCTTTCAAGAACCCATATTTACGGTACCAAATTCGCACTTATGATTTCAGTGGTAATTACAATGATACTTGTAATATTTGCACCTCAGTTATCAATGATTTTTGCATATACTCCTGAAACTGCTCCGTTAATTCCGGAAATTACTAATTTCCTAAGGATTGCTTCATTCGGTTTGCTTCTGGTTGGAATCGGTATGCCTTCAAGTTTTTTATACCAGGGAATCGGCCGTGGAACAACAAGTCTTGCATGGACAATCATAAGGGAACTGATTTTTACTGTAAGTTTCACTTATCTTTTTGGAATTGTATTTAACTGGGGTTTGACTGGTATCTGGATGGGTCTTGCTGTAGGTAGGATGCTAGCGTCAATTTTAAACTTCACATATGCAAGATACACAATCAACAAGTTAAAAACAACTATGAATTAG